In a single window of the Coffea eugenioides isolate CCC68of chromosome 3, Ceug_1.0, whole genome shotgun sequence genome:
- the LOC113765114 gene encoding uncharacterized protein LOC113765114, translating into MSFSRGRMASSILLGSLRCQTKPANSHAFFSSSAIETVTRKPPARVPQPMMMNDMFTLDISSQVGSCMPLSMMRIGTLIHNVEMRLGQGAKLVRAAGTVAKILTEPNTTSSRFCEIKLPSGRKKSIDTRCRATIGQVSNPEHGKKKLRKAGQSRWLGRRPKVRGVAMNPVDHPHGGGEGKSKSSGSHGRGSRTPWGKPTKCGYKTGPLKRRK; encoded by the exons ATGTCGTTTTCAAGAGGTCGCATGGCTTCATCAATCCTCCTCGGCAGCCTCCGCTGCCAGACGAAGCCCGCCAACAGCCACGCCTTCTTTTCTTCAA GTGCAATCGAAACCGTGACTAGGAAGCCGCCGGCTAGGGTTCCCCAACCGATGATGATGAACGATATGTTTACGCTGGATATCAGCTCTCAAGTCGGATCGTGTATGCCTCTGTCGATGATGCGGATCGGGACCCTGATCCATAACGTCGAGATGCGACTCGGTCAAGGCGCCAAGCTCGTCCGAGCTGCCGGCACTGTTGCTAAGATTTTAACGGAGCCAAACACAACGTCGTCTAG GTTTTGTGAGATAAAATTACCGTCGGGGAGAAAGAAGAGTATAGACACAAGGTGTAGGGCAACAATCGGACAGGTATCGAATCCAGAGCATGGGAAGAAGAAGTTACGGAAGGCTGGGCAGAGCAGGTGGCTGGGAAGGAGGCCAAAGGTGAGAGGTGTGGCAATGAATCCGGTTGATCATCCGCATGGAGGCGGTGAAGGGAAAAGTAAGAGTAGTGGGAGTCATGGACGTGGTTCACGTACACCATGGGGGAAGCCCACTAAGTGTGGCTACAAAACTGGGCCACTCAAGAGGAGAAAGTAG